The following proteins are encoded in a genomic region of Elgaria multicarinata webbii isolate HBS135686 ecotype San Diego chromosome 16, rElgMul1.1.pri, whole genome shotgun sequence:
- the FAM219B gene encoding protein FAM219B isoform X2, with protein sequence MATGDGGEQEPSRRREAGPQPGPSSDQGQREKKRTKVEKRGPYIMSKTPSLQDKLQKHREMAKAMLRRKGVLSGAVRHQPKPAAKRSVKFNKGYAALSQTSDETLVSLDSDSDGELESRCSSGYSSAEASQDLSRQLLQDGYHLDEIPDDEDLDLIPPKPVSSSPCSCCFGESASCSIQ encoded by the exons ATGGCGACGGGGGATGGAGGCGAGCAGGAGCCGTCGAGGCGGAGGGAGGCCGGGCCGCAGCCCGGGCCCAGCAGCGACCAG GGACAGCGggaaaagaagaggacaaaagtggAAAAAAGGGGCCCGTACATCATGAGCAAAACGCCTTCTCTCCAAGACAAACTGC AGAAACATCGCGAGATGGCGAAGGCGATGCTGCGGAGGAAGGGGGTGCTTTCGGGAGCCGTCCGGCACCAGCCCAAGCCAGCGGCCAAGAG GTCAGTGAAGTTCAACAAGGGCTACGCTGCTCTCAGCCAGACCTCAGATGAAACCCTGGTCTCCCTGGATTCAGACAG TGACGGGGAGTTGGAATCAAGATGTTCCTCTGGTTACTCCTCTGCTGAGGCAAGT CAGGATCTCAGCCGCCAGCTGCTGCAGGACGGGTACCACCTCGACGAAATCCCAGACGACGAGGATCTCGACCTCATCCCTCCCAAGCCCGTTTCGTCTTCGCCTTGTTCCTGTTGCTTTGGGGAGTCTGCCTCCTGCTCCATCCAGTGA
- the FAM219B gene encoding protein FAM219B isoform X1 has product MATGDGGEQEPSRRREAGPQPGPSSDQGQREKKRTKVEKRGPYIMSKTPSLQDKLQKHREMAKAMLRRKGVLSGAVRHQPKPAAKRSVKFNKGYAALSQTSDETLVSLDSDSDGELESRCSSGYSSAEVNQDLSRQLLQDGYHLDEIPDDEDLDLIPPKPVSSSPCSCCFGESASCSIQ; this is encoded by the exons ATGGCGACGGGGGATGGAGGCGAGCAGGAGCCGTCGAGGCGGAGGGAGGCCGGGCCGCAGCCCGGGCCCAGCAGCGACCAG GGACAGCGggaaaagaagaggacaaaagtggAAAAAAGGGGCCCGTACATCATGAGCAAAACGCCTTCTCTCCAAGACAAACTGC AGAAACATCGCGAGATGGCGAAGGCGATGCTGCGGAGGAAGGGGGTGCTTTCGGGAGCCGTCCGGCACCAGCCCAAGCCAGCGGCCAAGAG GTCAGTGAAGTTCAACAAGGGCTACGCTGCTCTCAGCCAGACCTCAGATGAAACCCTGGTCTCCCTGGATTCAGACAG TGACGGGGAGTTGGAATCAAGATGTTCCTCTGGTTACTCCTCTGCTGAG GTCAACCAGGATCTCAGCCGCCAGCTGCTGCAGGACGGGTACCACCTCGACGAAATCCCAGACGACGAGGATCTCGACCTCATCCCTCCCAAGCCCGTTTCGTCTTCGCCTTGTTCCTGTTGCTTTGGGGAGTCTGCCTCCTGCTCCATCCAGTGA
- the MPI gene encoding mannose-6-phosphate isomerase encodes MAELRVFPLACAVQNYAWGKLGQESEVAKLLASSDPMVHIEADKPYAELWMGAHPKGDAVILDNRIPQKTLRQWITDNPGCLGSKVKDIFQGQLPFLFKVLSVNTALSIQAHPTKELAEKLHAQYPEHYPDANHKPEMAIALTPFEGLCGFRPVEEIVAFLQNVPEFRALIGNVAAEQLERTVGDDPRGVTAALRVCFTRMMKSEKKVFVDQLNMLVKRISQEAAAGKETSASCGELLLKLHSQYPGDIGCFAIYFMNLMKLQPGECMFLGANEPHAYLYGDCIECMACSDNTVRAGLTPKFIDVLTLCEMLNYTPAPSSSKFLVPSQSRLDPCIYLYDPPIPDFAVMRIEIPSTIKLYLVSAIDSASILLVVQGTAVGASTAAMSEMALRRGSVLFISANESVSLHMSNAEGMLLFRACCLL; translated from the exons ATGGCAGAGTTGAGAG TGTTTCCCCTCGCCTGTGCTGTGCAGAACTATGCCTGGGGCAAGTTAGGCCAGGAGAGCGAAGTGGCCAAGCTCTTGGCAAGCAGTGATCCCATGGTGCACATCGAAGCAGACAAGCCGTATGCGGAG CTCTGGATGGGTGCTCACCCCAAAGGAGACGCAGTGATCCTGGATAATCGCATCCCCCAGAAGACCTTACGGCAATGGATCACAGACAATCCCGGGTGCCTAGGCTCCAAGGTGAAAGACATCTTCCAAGGCCAGCTGCCGTTCTTGTTCAAAGTGCTGTCCGTCAACACGGccttgtccatccaggcccatcCCACCAAG gaGCTGGCCGAAAAGCTTCACGCCCAGTATCCAGAGCACTACCCAGATGCCAACCACAAGCCAGAGATGGCTATCGCCCTAACCCCCTTTGAGGGCTTGTGTGGTTTCCGGCCCGTCGAAGAGATTGTGGCTTTCCTCCAGA ATGTCCCCGAATTCCGGGCCCTAATTGGGAATGTGGCGGCGGAACAGTTGGAGCGCACTGTCGGCGATGACCCCCGGGGCGTGACGGCCGCACTGCGCGTCTGCTTCACCCGGATGATGAAGAGCGAGAAGAAGGTCTTCGTGGACCAGCTCAACATGTTGGTGAAGCGGATTTCCCAAGAAG CGGCGGCTGGGAAAGAGACGTCAGCCAGCTGTGGAGAACTGCTCCTCAAGCTTCACTCTCAATACCCTGGAGACATCGGCTGCTTCGCCATCTATTTCATGAACTTGATGAAGCTGCAGCCGGGGGAATGCATGTTCCTGGGGGCCAATGAGCCTCACGCCTATCTCTATGGAG ACTGCATCGAGTGCATGGCGTGCTCCGACAACACCGTGCGAGCTGGCCTGACCCCCAAGTTCATCGACGTTCTCACCCTGTGCGAAATGCTGAACTACACTCCAGCCCCCAGCAGCTCCAAGTTCCTggtgccctctcagagccgcctGGATCCCTGCATCTACCTCTATGATCCCCCCATACCAGACTTTGCTGTCATGAGGATAGAG ATTCCTTCTACTATCAAGCTATACCTCGTTTCGGCCATCGACTCAGCTAGCATTCTCTTGGTGGTCCAGGGGACTGCCGTCGGGGCCTCCACTGCAGCCATGTCCGAAATGGCTCTCCGCCGGGGCTCCGTGCTCTTCATCTCTGCCAACGAGAGCGTCTCCTTGCACATGTCCAACGCGGAGGGGATGCTGCTTTTTCGAGCCTGCTGTCTCTTATAA